A single genomic interval of Psychroserpens sp. NJDZ02 harbors:
- the htpG gene encoding molecular chaperone HtpG, translating into MAKGSINVSVENIFPLIKKFLYSDHEIFLRELISNGTDATLKLKHLTTIGESKAEYGNPVIEVKIDKEGKKLHIIDQGLGMTADEVEKYINQVAFSGAEEFLDKYKDSAKDSGIIGHFGLGFYSAFMVAEKVEIITKSHKEGTTGAHWTCDGSPEFTLEDADKTDRGTEIILHIAEDSLEFLEEARISSLLYKYNKFMPIPIKFGTKEINDPEHTPATTKDAEGKETTEPQKKITVDNIINNPTPAWTKQPADLTDEDYTSFYRELYPAQHEDPLFHIHLNVDYPFNLTGILYFPKMSQDMAMQKDKIQLYQNQVYVTDNVEGIVPEFLTMLRGVIDSPDIPLNVSRSYLQADGAVKKISSYISRKVADKLKSLFNNNREEFEAKWNDIKIVIEYGMLSEDKFFDKADAFALYPTVDNKYYTYEELLNAIKAKQTDKDGKLVILYTSNQEAQHSYVEAAKDKGYEVLLLDSPIISHLMQKLESTKENITFSRVDADSIDKLIAKDETTISKLDEAQTKTLDELLKAVVPSDKFMVQLEAMDSNATPFMITQPEFMRRMKEMQASGGGGGMQMFGNMPEMYNLVVNTNSELVNEILNTEAKDKQADLITQSLDLARLSQGLLKGKELSDFVKRSYALLK; encoded by the coding sequence ATGGCAAAAGGAAGTATTAATGTTTCAGTAGAAAACATTTTCCCATTAATTAAAAAATTCTTGTACAGTGATCACGAAATATTTTTACGTGAACTTATAAGTAATGGTACAGATGCAACATTAAAATTAAAGCATTTAACGACTATTGGCGAATCTAAAGCCGAATACGGAAACCCAGTAATCGAGGTTAAAATTGATAAAGAAGGTAAAAAACTTCATATAATCGATCAAGGTTTAGGGATGACGGCGGACGAGGTTGAAAAGTATATCAATCAAGTGGCTTTTTCTGGAGCTGAAGAGTTTTTAGACAAGTACAAAGACAGCGCTAAAGATTCTGGAATTATCGGACACTTTGGTTTAGGGTTTTACTCTGCTTTTATGGTTGCAGAAAAAGTAGAAATTATTACTAAATCTCATAAAGAAGGAACAACTGGTGCACACTGGACTTGTGATGGTTCTCCAGAATTCACTTTAGAAGACGCTGATAAAACGGACAGAGGAACGGAGATTATCTTACACATCGCAGAAGATTCTCTTGAGTTTTTAGAAGAAGCACGTATTAGCAGCTTATTGTATAAGTATAACAAGTTTATGCCTATTCCGATCAAATTTGGAACTAAAGAAATAAACGATCCTGAGCATACTCCAGCAACGACAAAAGATGCTGAAGGTAAAGAAACTACTGAACCTCAGAAAAAAATTACTGTAGATAATATTATTAATAATCCTACTCCAGCTTGGACTAAACAACCAGCAGATTTAACGGATGAGGATTACACTAGCTTTTACAGAGAGTTATACCCTGCACAACACGAAGATCCATTATTCCACATTCACTTAAATGTAGACTATCCATTTAATCTTACAGGTATTTTATACTTCCCTAAGATGTCTCAGGATATGGCAATGCAAAAGGACAAAATTCAATTGTACCAAAACCAAGTATACGTTACAGATAATGTAGAAGGGATTGTACCAGAATTTTTAACGATGTTACGTGGTGTGATTGACAGTCCAGATATCCCATTAAACGTATCTCGTAGTTATTTACAAGCAGATGGTGCTGTTAAAAAAATATCATCTTACATCTCTCGTAAAGTTGCAGACAAATTAAAATCGTTATTTAACAATAACCGTGAAGAGTTTGAAGCAAAATGGAATGACATTAAAATTGTTATCGAATATGGTATGTTATCTGAAGACAAATTCTTCGATAAAGCAGATGCCTTTGCATTATACCCAACAGTAGATAATAAATACTACACTTACGAAGAGTTATTAAACGCGATCAAAGCAAAACAAACCGATAAGGATGGTAAGTTAGTAATCCTATATACAAGTAACCAAGAAGCGCAACACAGTTATGTGGAAGCTGCAAAAGATAAAGGTTATGAAGTATTATTATTAGATAGTCCTATTATTTCGCACTTGATGCAAAAATTAGAATCGACTAAAGAAAACATCACTTTTTCTCGTGTAGATGCAGATTCTATTGACAAGTTAATTGCTAAGGACGAAACTACAATTTCTAAATTAGACGAAGCGCAAACAAAAACGTTAGACGAGTTATTGAAAGCAGTGGTGCCTTCTGATAAATTCATGGTCCAATTAGAAGCTATGGACAGTAACGCGACACCATTTATGATTACACAACCAGAATTTATGCGTCGTATGAAAGAGATGCAAGCGTCTGGTGGTGGCGGTGGTATGCAAATGTTTGGTAACATGCCAGAAATGTATAACCTTGTGGTTAATACAAACTCTGAGCTTGTTAACGAGATTTTAAATACTGAAGCTAAAGACAAACAAGCCGATTTAATTACGCAAAGTTTAGATTTAGCCCGTTTATCTCAAGGTCTTTTAAAAGGAAAAGAATTATCAGATTTTGTTAAACGTAGTTATGCTTTACTAAAGTAA
- a CDS encoding dihydrolipoamide acetyltransferase family protein, whose translation MARFELKLPKMGESVAEATLTSWLKEVGDTIEADEAVLEIATDKVDSEVPSEVDGVLVEKLFNVDDVVQVGQTIAIIETDGDAGTTTEAPKAEAKPEVAVAAQDVSKTVEVAKETTAAIASSDERFYSPLVKNMAKAEGIAQSELDAIAGTGKDGRVTKNDMITYLKDRSSQPAKAVAAPSAPAAKAAPKASTPVAVSGGDEIIELTRMGKMISHHMVQSVQTSAHVQSFIEADVTNIWNWRKKVKDGFAKREGQNLTFTPIFMEAIARALREFPMMNISLQGDTIIKKKNINLGMAAALPDGNLIVPVIKNADQLNLVGMTKAVNDLAGRARDGKLSPDDVQGGTYTVTNVGTFGSIMGTPIINQPQVGILALGAIRKVPAVIETPDGDFIGIRYKMYLSHSYDHRVVNGALGGQFVKAVKDYLEAWDKNREI comes from the coding sequence ATGGCAAGATTTGAACTTAAGTTACCTAAAATGGGAGAAAGCGTTGCAGAAGCGACACTAACCTCATGGTTGAAAGAAGTTGGAGATACTATTGAAGCAGATGAAGCAGTTTTAGAAATTGCAACAGATAAAGTCGATAGTGAAGTACCAAGTGAAGTTGATGGCGTTTTAGTTGAAAAACTATTTAACGTAGATGATGTTGTACAAGTTGGTCAAACCATAGCAATAATTGAAACGGATGGTGATGCTGGTACAACTACCGAAGCACCTAAGGCTGAAGCAAAACCTGAAGTAGCAGTTGCGGCTCAAGATGTTTCTAAAACGGTTGAGGTAGCAAAAGAAACTACAGCAGCTATTGCTTCTAGTGATGAGCGTTTTTATTCGCCTTTAGTAAAAAATATGGCTAAAGCAGAAGGTATTGCTCAATCAGAGTTAGATGCTATTGCTGGAACAGGTAAAGATGGTCGTGTTACTAAAAACGATATGATTACCTATTTAAAAGATAGAAGTAGTCAACCTGCAAAAGCAGTTGCAGCACCAAGTGCTCCAGCAGCGAAAGCAGCTCCAAAGGCATCGACACCAGTAGCTGTGTCTGGCGGAGATGAGATTATCGAATTAACTAGAATGGGAAAAATGATTTCTCATCATATGGTACAATCTGTTCAAACTAGTGCGCATGTGCAAAGTTTTATAGAAGCAGATGTTACTAATATCTGGAATTGGCGTAAAAAGGTTAAAGATGGTTTTGCAAAGCGCGAAGGTCAAAATTTAACGTTTACACCAATATTTATGGAAGCTATTGCGAGAGCATTACGTGAGTTTCCAATGATGAATATCTCTTTACAAGGAGATACGATCATTAAAAAGAAAAATATAAACCTTGGTATGGCAGCTGCTTTACCTGATGGTAACCTTATTGTGCCTGTTATTAAAAATGCAGATCAACTTAATTTGGTTGGCATGACTAAAGCGGTTAATGATTTAGCTGGACGTGCTAGAGACGGTAAATTATCTCCGGATGATGTGCAAGGAGGGACGTATACTGTAACTAATGTTGGTACTTTTGGAAGTATCATGGGGACACCAATTATTAATCAACCACAAGTAGGTATTTTGGCTTTAGGAGCAATTCGTAAAGTTCCTGCAGTTATTGAGACTCCAGATGGTGATTTTATTGGTATCCGTTATAAGATGTATTTATCACACAGTTATGATCACCGTGTTGTAAATGGCGCGTTAGGAGGTCAGTTTGTAAAAGCGGTTAAGGATTACTTAGAAGCTTGGGATAAGAACAGAGAAATTTAA
- a CDS encoding glycosyltransferase family 2 protein encodes MKLSIIILNYNVRYFLELCLQSVEAAITNLEAEIIVVDNNSKDDSCAMIKERFPNVILIENKTNFGFSKGNNIGVARAKGEYLCILNPDTVVPEDCFQELFEFSKIKNDLGLFACRLVDGKGAFLPESKRQIPTPGVAIKKVFGFDKSYYVSDLKLNSTGIVPILVGAFMMVKKEIYLKVGGFDEDYFMYGEDIDLSYKIVKSGFDNMYYGPIKVIHFKGESTLKNKAYATRFHGAMQIFYKKHFRRNLAFDTIVWLGVNVVRRFNNNAFAENQPVLNYTLVSDKNYPDLENKLPNTLHQVLEVSKIEANTQVVLDANYLSFKAIIDTVIKSEKNKNISFRILPKNSNFMVGSDSSKSRGEVLHFKALVK; translated from the coding sequence ATGAAGCTTTCTATTATTATTTTAAATTACAACGTGCGCTATTTTTTAGAGTTGTGCTTGCAGAGTGTAGAAGCTGCAATTACAAATCTAGAAGCGGAAATTATTGTGGTAGATAACAACTCTAAGGATGATAGTTGTGCTATGATAAAAGAGCGGTTTCCGAATGTGATTTTGATTGAAAACAAGACTAATTTTGGGTTTTCAAAAGGTAATAATATCGGAGTGGCTCGTGCAAAAGGGGAATATCTATGTATATTAAATCCTGATACTGTGGTGCCAGAAGATTGTTTTCAAGAGCTATTCGAGTTTTCTAAAATTAAAAATGATTTAGGGCTCTTTGCTTGTCGATTAGTAGATGGTAAAGGTGCTTTTTTACCGGAAAGTAAACGACAAATTCCAACACCAGGAGTCGCTATTAAAAAGGTGTTTGGGTTTGATAAATCGTATTATGTATCTGATTTAAAATTAAATTCCACAGGTATTGTACCTATTTTAGTCGGCGCTTTTATGATGGTTAAAAAGGAGATTTACCTAAAAGTAGGTGGATTTGATGAAGACTATTTTATGTATGGAGAAGATATCGATTTATCCTATAAAATTGTAAAATCCGGATTTGATAACATGTATTACGGTCCTATAAAAGTGATTCATTTTAAAGGAGAAAGTACATTAAAAAATAAGGCATATGCTACCCGATTTCATGGAGCGATGCAGATTTTTTATAAAAAACATTTTAGACGTAATTTAGCTTTTGACACTATCGTTTGGTTAGGTGTAAACGTTGTTAGGCGTTTCAATAATAACGCTTTCGCGGAAAATCAGCCTGTTTTAAATTATACGCTAGTTTCCGATAAAAACTATCCAGATTTAGAAAATAAATTACCCAATACATTACATCAGGTTTTAGAAGTATCAAAAATTGAAGCAAATACTCAGGTTGTTTTGGATGCTAACTATTTAAGTTTCAAAGCAATTATTGATACGGTAATAAAATCTGAAAAAAATAAAAATATTAGCTTTAGAATTCTTCCAAAAAACTCTAATTTTATGGTCGGAAGTGATTCGTCAAAAAGTAGAGGCGAAGTGCTTCACTTTAAAGCGCTTGTAAAATGA
- a CDS encoding CoA-binding protein, with protein MSKKTLVLGASLKLDRYSNIALRKLVNYGHDTVAFGMKAGEVVGVTIAKELQQYQDIDTVTLYLNPTRQKEYYNYIIGLHPKRVIFNPGTENPELYALLKENKIDFEVACTLVLLSTDQY; from the coding sequence ATGAGCAAGAAAACGTTAGTCCTTGGGGCATCACTAAAATTAGATAGATATAGTAATATTGCACTACGTAAATTGGTGAATTATGGCCATGATACGGTTGCTTTCGGGATGAAAGCAGGAGAAGTCGTTGGTGTTACTATTGCTAAAGAATTACAGCAATATCAAGATATAGATACGGTTACACTATATTTAAATCCAACACGACAAAAAGAATATTACAATTATATAATCGGTTTACATCCTAAACGCGTGATTTTTAATCCAGGGACAGAAAACCCTGAATTGTATGCTCTTTTAAAAGAAAATAAGATTGACTTTGAAGTCGCTTGTACTTTAGTGTTGTTATCTACAGATCAGTATTAG
- a CDS encoding 3-oxoacyl-ACP synthase III family protein, whose amino-acid sequence MYNSKIIGLGKYLPDNVVTNEDLSKMMDTNDEWITERTGIKERRWVEKDSGDTTATMGVKAAKQAIERSGIDKDDIDFIIFATLSPDMYFPGPGVQVQHALDIKTVGALDVRNQCSGFVYALSVADNFIKTGMYKNILVIGSELHSGGLDKTTRGRGVTVIFGDGAGAAVLTREEDNSKGILSTHLHSQGEHAEELVLVAPGMGKRWVSDILADNDPNDESYFPHMNGQFVFKNAVVRFSEVIMEGLAKNNLEKENIDMLIPHQANLRIAQFIQKRFGLSDDQVFNNIMKYGNTTAASIPIALCEAWEEGKIKEGDNVVLAAFGSGFTWGSVIIKW is encoded by the coding sequence ATGTACAATTCGAAAATTATTGGTTTAGGTAAATATCTACCTGACAACGTGGTCACAAATGAGGATTTATCTAAAATGATGGATACTAACGATGAGTGGATTACAGAACGTACTGGGATAAAAGAAAGACGTTGGGTAGAGAAAGACTCTGGTGATACAACTGCTACAATGGGAGTTAAAGCAGCTAAACAAGCGATAGAACGTTCTGGAATAGATAAAGATGATATAGATTTTATTATTTTTGCAACCTTAAGTCCTGATATGTATTTTCCTGGTCCAGGTGTGCAAGTGCAACATGCTTTAGATATTAAAACAGTAGGTGCTTTGGATGTGCGTAACCAATGTTCTGGTTTTGTATATGCGTTATCTGTTGCCGATAATTTTATAAAAACAGGTATGTATAAAAACATATTGGTTATTGGTAGTGAGCTGCATTCTGGAGGTTTAGATAAAACAACGAGAGGTCGTGGAGTGACTGTTATTTTTGGAGACGGAGCAGGAGCAGCAGTATTAACACGAGAAGAAGATAATAGTAAAGGGATTTTATCAACGCATTTACATAGTCAAGGAGAACATGCTGAAGAGTTAGTGTTAGTAGCACCAGGAATGGGTAAACGTTGGGTAAGTGATATTCTTGCAGATAATGATCCTAATGACGAAAGTTATTTCCCGCACATGAATGGGCAGTTTGTATTTAAAAATGCAGTTGTTCGTTTTAGTGAAGTGATTATGGAAGGTTTAGCAAAAAATAATTTAGAAAAGGAAAACATTGATATGTTGATTCCGCATCAAGCTAATTTACGTATTGCACAATTTATTCAAAAGCGTTTTGGTTTAAGTGATGACCAAGTATTTAATAATATTATGAAATATGGTAATACAACCGCTGCCTCTATACCAATAGCTTTATGTGAAGCCTGGGAAGAAGGTAAAATAAAAGAAGGCGATAATGTTGTGTTAGCGGCGTTTGGTAGTGGATTTACTTGGGGTAGTGTTATTATTAAATGGTAA
- a CDS encoding sodium:solute symporter translates to MTSIQILLLIAAYFGVLILISYFTGKDDSNDAFFKGKKQSPWYVVAFGMIGASLSGVTFISVPGLIEGQQFAYMQGVFGFFVGYLVVLFVLLPLYYKLNVTSIYQYLEQRFGTVSYKTGAFFFLLSRVTGAAFRLFLVALAMQYIVFETLGVPFWLTVVLSILLIWLYTNRGGIKTIVWTDTLQTLAMLTAVVVAIILIVNRLNWTITEVFSKETFIAKSKVFFFEDVNSKIYFWKYFIGGLFITIAMTGLDQDMMQKNLTCKNPSDAKKNMFSMSVLLVFVNVIFLSLGALLFIYSEQFGVSIPVVDDKVRTDLLFPEIAMNQGLGLGLQITFLIGLIAAAYSSADSALTSLTTSFSIDFLNIEKLPIAQQKPLRKKVHIGVSVLLIVVVVIFNELEGSVVSNLFKFATFTYGPLLGLFAFGILTKRSIKDNFAWVIGLASIIITYFITELPVNFPDSFIGKYVFHWEILPLNGLITFIGLLLISAKAKPNTDL, encoded by the coding sequence ATGACTTCTATACAGATCCTATTATTAATTGCAGCCTATTTTGGTGTACTAATTTTAATCTCATATTTCACAGGAAAAGACGACTCTAATGACGCCTTTTTTAAAGGAAAAAAACAATCACCTTGGTATGTGGTGGCTTTTGGGATGATTGGCGCATCACTATCTGGTGTTACTTTTATATCTGTCCCTGGTTTGATAGAAGGACAACAGTTTGCGTATATGCAAGGTGTGTTTGGTTTTTTTGTTGGCTACTTAGTAGTACTTTTTGTGCTGCTTCCTTTATACTATAAATTAAACGTCACCTCTATCTATCAGTATTTAGAACAACGCTTTGGCACTGTTAGTTATAAAACTGGCGCTTTTTTCTTTTTATTATCTCGAGTAACAGGTGCGGCTTTTAGATTATTTTTAGTGGCTTTAGCCATGCAATATATTGTATTTGAAACATTAGGTGTTCCGTTTTGGCTAACTGTAGTTCTCTCAATACTTTTAATTTGGTTGTATACTAATCGTGGCGGTATTAAAACCATTGTTTGGACAGATACTTTACAAACTTTAGCCATGCTGACCGCTGTTGTTGTTGCTATAATTTTAATAGTTAACAGATTGAATTGGACTATTACAGAAGTCTTTAGCAAAGAGACTTTTATAGCCAAAAGTAAAGTCTTCTTTTTTGAGGATGTAAACAGTAAGATTTATTTCTGGAAATACTTTATCGGAGGTCTATTTATAACTATTGCGATGACTGGCTTAGACCAAGATATGATGCAAAAAAACTTAACATGTAAAAACCCTTCCGACGCTAAGAAAAATATGTTTAGCATGTCTGTTTTATTAGTTTTTGTAAACGTGATATTTCTATCCTTGGGGGCTTTATTATTTATATATTCTGAACAATTTGGAGTCTCTATCCCTGTAGTAGATGATAAAGTGAGAACCGATTTATTATTCCCAGAAATAGCAATGAATCAAGGGTTAGGGCTTGGACTGCAAATCACCTTTTTAATAGGATTAATTGCTGCAGCTTATAGTAGTGCGGATAGTGCGTTAACGTCTTTAACAACGTCTTTTTCTATTGATTTTTTAAATATTGAAAAATTACCAATAGCACAACAAAAACCACTACGTAAAAAAGTACATATTGGCGTATCGGTATTATTAATCGTAGTTGTCGTTATTTTTAATGAATTAGAAGGGAGCGTTGTCAGTAACCTATTTAAATTCGCCACCTTTACTTATGGTCCTTTATTAGGTTTGTTTGCGTTTGGAATACTGACCAAGCGTTCTATTAAAGACAACTTTGCTTGGGTCATCGGTTTAGCGTCTATTATAATCACTTATTTTATTACAGAATTACCTGTAAACTTTCCTGATAGCTTTATCGGAAAATACGTATTCCATTGGGAAATTCTTCCTTTAAATGGATTAATAACCTTTATAGGACTGCTTTTAATTTCCGCGAAAGCGAAACCTAATACTGATCTGTAG
- a CDS encoding outer membrane beta-barrel family protein, with protein MKKLITMALLLLTFSIQAQDKTNALPKIGTITGNVLDVSLNQPLPYVNVIVKDTNNKLITGGITNNDGQFRVTQIPEGTNLITIEYLGFLPQTKTIVITKDNKTIDLGTINLEEAATSLDEVTIVAETSTIQQKVDRKVITIGKDLQTAGATASEIMNNLPSVSVDQQTGSISLRGNQNVRVMVDGKLSNIPAEQLLKQIPSSSIKSIELITNPSAKYNPEGMSGIINIVLHKNTKIGFNGNINIGLSHDVEAKFNSSIDANYRNGKFNLYGSYNNSVTKNFNFGEINRVEQDIQQKFEILNNNKSHLFKVGLDYYLDDRNTISVFTNQNIFDGWVNVNSEINYLANAAFNESQFTRNDNGNDSEQYNFNYKHDFNDDGHSLELEVDHNTYDGLSDSRNNFFSSQRPNFLENTDTDRKSSTINLDYSNPISETTKLEFGLQARLFNTTIFYQSDARETNQSGVYIPTTTTFDYTRDIYSAYATYGKTLDKWSYQVGLRAETVAVDSEAFKKDLASNEETTIPFDNDYFRLYPSAFLTYTASDKNSFQLNYSRRVDRPGIGQVNPLPEWSTPLISQFGNQELRPQFTNSIETNYTRQLENGSITAGVFYRIIEDEIQQAILIDRSDVNRLFFTNLNFDNSSAYGIELSSNYRPTKWWSINSSFDLFSQTQKSVAESFDTNQNIVLNTVKVDNIVWNIRAFNNFKVTKALSLSAFGMYSGKNKNIQFEMEDMLMVNLGMRYSFLEGKASLSLSYNDIFNTMYAQFEGQTPYLQQGQFNWESQQISARLSYRFGGGKYRAKSRKQRDDDTKSGGGFM; from the coding sequence ATGAAAAAACTAATCACCATGGCCTTACTATTACTAACCTTTAGTATTCAGGCCCAAGACAAAACAAATGCTTTACCCAAAATCGGAACCATTACCGGTAATGTATTAGACGTATCACTTAACCAACCCTTACCTTATGTTAACGTTATTGTAAAAGACACCAATAATAAATTAATAACTGGTGGTATTACAAATAATGACGGACAATTTAGAGTCACACAAATACCGGAAGGGACTAATTTAATTACTATTGAGTACTTAGGTTTTTTGCCACAGACTAAAACCATTGTTATTACTAAAGATAATAAAACAATAGATTTAGGAACTATTAATTTAGAAGAAGCAGCAACTAGTTTGGACGAGGTCACTATAGTTGCAGAAACCTCAACAATACAGCAAAAAGTAGACAGAAAAGTAATTACTATTGGTAAAGACCTACAAACCGCTGGTGCAACTGCTAGCGAGATTATGAACAACTTACCATCTGTAAGTGTTGATCAACAAACAGGCTCTATTAGTTTACGTGGTAACCAAAATGTAAGAGTTATGGTGGATGGTAAATTATCAAACATTCCTGCCGAACAATTACTAAAGCAAATCCCATCATCTTCTATTAAAAGCATCGAATTAATTACTAATCCGTCTGCTAAATATAACCCAGAAGGGATGAGTGGTATTATTAATATTGTACTACATAAAAACACAAAAATAGGATTTAACGGAAATATAAACATCGGGTTATCGCACGACGTAGAAGCCAAATTTAATAGCTCCATTGATGCCAATTACCGTAATGGTAAATTCAACTTATATGGGTCTTACAATAATAGTGTCACCAAAAACTTCAATTTTGGAGAGATTAATAGAGTGGAACAAGATATTCAGCAAAAATTTGAAATACTAAATAACAACAAATCACATTTATTCAAAGTTGGTTTAGATTATTATTTGGATGATAGAAACACTATTTCTGTATTTACAAATCAAAATATATTTGATGGCTGGGTTAATGTTAATTCTGAAATCAATTATCTAGCAAATGCAGCTTTTAACGAATCCCAATTTACTAGAAATGATAACGGAAACGATTCTGAACAATACAACTTTAACTACAAACACGACTTTAATGACGATGGCCATAGTTTAGAATTAGAGGTTGATCACAATACTTATGATGGTTTATCAGATTCTAGAAACAACTTTTTTAGCTCTCAGCGTCCAAACTTTTTAGAGAACACAGATACAGACCGAAAAAGCTCTACAATAAACTTAGATTATAGTAATCCTATATCCGAAACGACTAAATTAGAATTTGGTTTACAAGCCCGCTTGTTTAATACCACTATTTTTTATCAATCTGACGCCAGAGAGACTAATCAATCGGGAGTTTACATCCCTACCACAACTACTTTTGATTATACAAGAGATATTTATTCGGCCTACGCTACTTATGGTAAAACATTAGATAAATGGAGCTACCAAGTTGGATTGCGTGCAGAGACTGTTGCTGTAGATTCTGAAGCGTTTAAAAAAGACTTAGCATCAAACGAAGAGACGACAATCCCATTTGATAATGATTATTTTAGACTCTATCCTTCAGCATTTTTAACCTACACTGCCTCAGATAAAAATTCGTTCCAATTAAACTATAGTCGACGTGTGGATCGTCCAGGTATTGGACAAGTTAATCCTTTACCAGAATGGAGTACGCCTTTAATCTCTCAATTTGGAAATCAAGAATTGCGTCCGCAGTTTACAAACTCGATTGAAACCAACTACACAAGACAACTTGAAAACGGTAGTATTACTGCTGGTGTGTTTTACAGAATTATTGAAGACGAAATACAACAAGCTATCCTAATTGATAGATCAGATGTTAACAGACTGTTTTTTACAAATTTAAATTTTGATAACTCGTCTGCCTACGGAATAGAATTATCATCAAACTATAGACCAACTAAATGGTGGAGTATTAATAGTAGTTTTGATTTGTTTTCTCAAACACAAAAAAGTGTTGCCGAATCTTTTGACACCAACCAAAACATTGTTTTAAACACGGTTAAAGTGGATAATATTGTTTGGAATATTAGAGCCTTTAACAATTTTAAAGTCACTAAAGCCTTAAGCTTATCTGCTTTTGGAATGTACAGCGGAAAAAACAAAAACATCCAATTTGAAATGGAAGACATGTTAATGGTTAACTTAGGGATGCGTTATAGCTTCTTAGAAGGTAAAGCCAGTTTAAGTTTAAGTTATAATGATATTTTTAATACCATGTATGCGCAATTTGAAGGTCAAACCCCTTATTTACAACAAGGTCAGTTTAACTGGGAGAGTCAACAAATTTCCGCCCGATTATCCTACCGTTTTGGTGGTGGTAAATACAGAGCTAAATCCAGAAAACAAAGAGACGACGATACTAAATCGGGTGGTGGATTTATGTAA
- the recR gene encoding recombination mediator RecR yields MEFSSKLLENAVSEISQLPGIGKRTALRLALHLLRQPKEHTHGLSHALNTMVNDLKLCASCNNISDNELCDICSNPLRKADVICVVEDIRDVMAIENTASHKGLYHVLGGKISPMDGIGPHDLNITSLVEKVKLGHIKELIFALSPTMEGDTTNFYIYKQIKEFSIETSTIARGISVGDELEYADEITLGRSILNRIPFESSLKL; encoded by the coding sequence ATGGAATTTTCTTCAAAACTTCTTGAAAACGCAGTAAGCGAAATCTCGCAATTGCCAGGCATCGGTAAGCGTACAGCATTACGTTTAGCATTACATTTATTACGTCAACCAAAGGAGCATACCCATGGTTTAAGTCATGCCTTAAATACTATGGTTAACGATTTAAAGCTCTGCGCTTCCTGTAATAATATTAGTGATAACGAGTTGTGTGATATTTGCTCAAATCCATTGCGTAAAGCAGATGTTATTTGCGTAGTCGAAGATATTAGAGATGTTATGGCTATTGAAAACACAGCATCACATAAAGGATTATATCATGTTTTAGGAGGTAAAATATCGCCAATGGATGGCATTGGTCCACACGACTTAAATATTACGAGTTTAGTGGAAAAAGTGAAATTAGGACATATTAAAGAACTGATTTTTGCTTTAAGCCCAACTATGGAAGGCGATACAACTAACTTTTATATCTATAAACAAATTAAAGAGTTTAGTATTGAGACATCGACTATAGCCAGAGGAATTTCGGTTGGAGATGAATTGGAGTATGCCGACGAAATTACTTTAGGACGTAGTATATTAAATAGAATTCCATTTGAATCTTCATTAAAACTATAA